A portion of the Cohaesibacter gelatinilyticus genome contains these proteins:
- a CDS encoding FeoC-like transcriptional regulator, whose protein sequence is MILRKLLQYIRERQRVSLTDVCLHLDTEPDAAKAMLQDLEKRGRIRAIDPAGCSKQCCFCEPDDCSPKIWESV, encoded by the coding sequence GTGATCCTGAGAAAGCTTCTTCAGTATATACGTGAACGGCAACGGGTATCGTTAACCGATGTTTGTCTTCATCTGGACACAGAGCCAGATGCTGCAAAGGCCATGCTGCAGGATCTGGAAAAACGTGGCCGTATCCGCGCAATCGATCCTGCAGGCTGTAGCAAACAATGCTGTTTTTGCGAACCGGATGATTGCAGCCCCAAAATTTGGGAAAGCGTTTGA
- a CDS encoding methyl-accepting chemotaxis protein codes for MHDLEAFQRIYARFLFGFLWLNCLIAVGIEAYRGDQVLLVGAAGIGTMAGATAIWLFGKQQIYVRLASAVAMAILVGLMVYAMRADPWQIDTQMYFFGAVAVLTGWFDWRPIFLYGGMIGLHHVGLNFLAPQALFPTGADFGRVILHTVISAPQITVLMALAFILKTGIDNIQKAMDKAQDAQQETSQLLDQQKEVTEQERERQARLEGFTNDFEVKIEEIVSSVRSSSQDLHHTAADMSTLAEETQSRAETVNIASQDASGNVTNVAAATERLTGYIEEIRSQIDSSQTVTDQAISTADQAVDSISKLVERAEAINNISDLINGVADQTNLLALNATIEAARAGDAGRGFAVVASEVKTLAEQTAKMSEEITNEIRSVQSMTSGAATEIEQVKRVIGQIDNSLGAVALAVDEEAKATYEISDSISSAAEQTAVLAENVEGVRGTVNTATKASGLVENSASKLVDKSTSLEVVVSDFLKQVKSA; via the coding sequence ATGCATGATCTTGAAGCCTTTCAGCGTATTTATGCCAGATTTCTGTTTGGCTTTCTTTGGCTTAATTGCCTGATTGCAGTCGGGATAGAAGCCTATCGCGGAGATCAGGTTTTGCTGGTCGGCGCTGCAGGCATCGGCACAATGGCAGGTGCTACGGCAATCTGGTTGTTCGGGAAACAGCAAATTTATGTGCGTTTGGCATCAGCCGTGGCCATGGCCATTCTGGTAGGTTTGATGGTGTATGCTATGAGGGCTGATCCATGGCAGATTGACACGCAAATGTATTTCTTTGGTGCGGTGGCAGTGCTGACCGGGTGGTTCGATTGGCGTCCGATTTTTCTTTACGGCGGTATGATCGGACTGCATCATGTGGGATTGAACTTTCTGGCACCGCAAGCTTTGTTTCCAACAGGAGCAGATTTTGGCCGGGTGATACTTCATACTGTTATTTCCGCACCTCAAATCACGGTCTTGATGGCGCTGGCTTTTATCCTCAAAACGGGCATCGACAATATTCAAAAGGCCATGGATAAAGCCCAGGATGCACAGCAGGAGACTTCTCAACTTCTGGACCAGCAAAAAGAGGTCACGGAACAAGAGCGCGAACGCCAGGCCCGCCTTGAAGGCTTTACAAATGACTTCGAAGTCAAGATCGAAGAGATTGTCTCATCTGTTCGCTCTTCTTCTCAAGATCTGCATCATACAGCCGCAGATATGTCGACATTAGCCGAAGAAACTCAGAGCCGGGCAGAGACTGTGAATATTGCCTCACAGGATGCATCGGGCAATGTTACCAATGTCGCTGCGGCAACCGAACGTTTGACTGGATATATCGAGGAGATCCGCTCTCAGATTGACAGCTCCCAGACAGTAACGGACCAAGCAATTTCCACCGCAGATCAGGCGGTGGATTCCATTTCCAAATTGGTCGAGCGCGCCGAGGCGATTAACAACATCTCCGATCTCATCAACGGTGTCGCCGACCAGACCAATCTGTTGGCTTTGAACGCAACGATCGAAGCCGCGCGGGCAGGGGATGCCGGGCGTGGTTTTGCCGTTGTGGCCAGTGAGGTGAAGACCTTGGCGGAACAAACCGCCAAGATGTCCGAAGAGATAACCAACGAGATCCGCTCGGTTCAGTCCATGACATCAGGAGCAGCAACCGAGATCGAACAGGTGAAGCGGGTTATCGGGCAGATTGATAATTCTCTAGGGGCAGTGGCATTGGCCGTGGATGAAGAAGCAAAGGCGACTTATGAAATCTCCGATTCCATTTCGTCAGCAGCAGAGCAAACAGCCGTGCTGGCGGAGAACGTGGAAGGGGTGCGTGGTACGGTAAACACGGCTACCAAAGCCTCAGGACTAGTGGAGAATTCCGCCTCGAAGTTGGTTGATAAATCTACCTCGTTGGAAGTGGTTGTGTCAGACTTCCTGAAACAGGTGAAGTCGGCCTGA
- the feoB gene encoding Fe(2+) transporter permease subunit FeoB, with the protein MSSAKIAFAGNPNCGKTSLFNALTGDHQKVGNWAGVTVDRKEGHFRHRDMEVTLIDLPGTYSLSNAHASSLDESIARDYLLSHSADLVVNILDASNLERNLYLTSQFLEMRIPLIVVLTMVDRAQGHLLEINYQQLSDELGVPVIPIKHGDAASLDLLKDTLYELSKTKSKSTIQLPYATPLPASLSRLKDVFTATAAGAQVDPHWLAIEALAGDSKALSFLTPADFEALQIEQSAILKSTGEDADLLIADSRYDFANHITLQVTTYKDRISKNWTERLDQIILNRFLGLPIFLGIMYLMFLFTINLSGAFIDFFDQAMGALLVDGPSYWLDQWGAPAWLIAVGPKGVGVGIQTVSTFIPVIGFLFLFLTLLEESGYMARAAFVMDRAMRTIGLPGKSFVPMLLGFGCTVPAIMATRTLEKRQERLVTSLMAPFMSCGARLPVYALFAAAFFPSNGQNLVFGLYLIGLCFAIFTGLVLKACFFSGKADPFLMELPPYHKPSLILAIQRSGEKLKHFILEAGQVIVVVILALSLLSSIGTDGSFGNEESENSVLATIGKSLTPIVEPLGLSEENWPATVGLFTGIFAKEAVVGTLNSLYGQLGAEEQAQRDISADQDEVFDLLSSLTDAAATIPANLLDLTTSLTDPLGIDIGDISNHTIAAEEQEVDVPTFGAMVTRFDGQLGAFAYLLMILLYTPCVAAIGAISREIGGHWASFAVVWTTGLAYGSAVLVYQLGTFSQHQASSSIWIACILGFLAVAIGSLYQFGRRSRSSQIPVQEMPL; encoded by the coding sequence ATGTCCTCCGCAAAAATAGCCTTTGCCGGAAACCCCAATTGCGGCAAAACCAGTCTGTTCAATGCCTTGACTGGAGATCATCAGAAAGTTGGTAACTGGGCAGGTGTCACGGTTGATCGCAAAGAAGGCCATTTCCGCCATAGAGATATGGAAGTCACACTGATTGATCTTCCGGGGACCTACTCGCTTAGCAATGCCCATGCCAGCAGTCTGGATGAGAGCATTGCGCGTGATTATCTCCTCTCTCATTCGGCCGATCTGGTGGTCAATATTCTTGATGCCTCCAATCTGGAGCGCAATCTCTATCTCACCAGTCAGTTTCTGGAAATGCGCATTCCGCTGATTGTAGTGCTCACAATGGTTGATCGCGCTCAGGGTCATCTATTGGAAATCAACTACCAGCAATTATCGGATGAACTCGGCGTTCCTGTCATTCCGATAAAGCATGGCGACGCCGCATCACTGGATCTGCTAAAAGACACACTCTATGAGCTCTCAAAGACCAAAAGCAAAAGTACCATTCAGCTTCCTTATGCCACACCGTTGCCAGCATCTCTTTCACGCCTGAAAGATGTCTTTACAGCAACAGCAGCAGGCGCTCAGGTCGATCCGCACTGGTTGGCTATTGAGGCATTGGCTGGTGACAGCAAAGCCTTGTCATTTTTAACGCCTGCTGATTTTGAGGCTCTACAGATTGAACAATCAGCCATTTTGAAGAGTACAGGTGAAGATGCTGATCTTTTGATCGCCGATAGTCGTTATGATTTTGCCAATCACATCACGCTTCAGGTGACCACCTATAAAGATCGCATCTCCAAGAACTGGACCGAGCGGCTGGATCAGATCATTTTGAACCGCTTTCTGGGGCTGCCTATTTTTCTTGGCATCATGTATTTGATGTTCCTATTCACCATCAATCTATCTGGCGCCTTCATCGATTTCTTTGATCAGGCTATGGGTGCCTTGCTTGTCGATGGTCCCAGCTATTGGCTTGATCAATGGGGAGCACCGGCCTGGCTTATTGCGGTGGGACCAAAGGGTGTCGGGGTCGGTATTCAGACCGTTTCGACTTTCATTCCCGTTATTGGCTTCCTGTTCCTGTTTCTGACCCTTTTGGAAGAAAGCGGCTATATGGCCCGCGCCGCTTTTGTCATGGATCGTGCCATGCGCACCATTGGCCTACCCGGCAAAAGCTTTGTTCCCATGTTGCTCGGTTTTGGCTGCACCGTTCCGGCCATCATGGCAACGCGGACATTGGAGAAAAGACAGGAACGACTTGTCACGTCCCTGATGGCACCTTTCATGTCCTGCGGTGCGCGCTTGCCGGTCTATGCTTTGTTTGCGGCAGCCTTCTTTCCCAGTAACGGTCAGAATCTGGTCTTTGGCTTGTATCTGATTGGATTGTGCTTTGCCATTTTCACCGGCCTTGTTTTGAAAGCCTGTTTCTTTTCAGGCAAAGCCGATCCTTTCCTGATGGAGCTGCCTCCCTATCACAAACCCAGCCTGATACTCGCCATTCAAAGAAGCGGAGAGAAACTCAAGCATTTCATTCTTGAAGCAGGGCAAGTTATTGTTGTGGTCATTCTGGCTCTCAGTCTTCTTTCTTCAATTGGTACCGATGGTAGCTTTGGCAACGAAGAAAGTGAGAATTCTGTTTTGGCCACGATCGGAAAATCTCTCACTCCTATCGTCGAACCGCTGGGGCTCAGTGAGGAGAATTGGCCAGCAACTGTTGGCCTGTTTACCGGTATCTTTGCCAAGGAAGCCGTTGTCGGCACGTTGAATTCTCTCTATGGCCAACTTGGCGCTGAAGAACAGGCGCAAAGAGATATATCAGCTGATCAGGATGAAGTCTTTGATTTGCTCTCCTCACTGACTGATGCCGCAGCGACCATTCCTGCAAACCTTTTGGATTTGACCACAAGCCTTACCGATCCATTGGGAATCGATATTGGCGATATTTCCAACCACACCATCGCCGCTGAGGAGCAGGAAGTGGACGTTCCAACCTTTGGTGCCATGGTGACGCGCTTTGACGGACAGCTGGGTGCCTTTGCTTATCTGTTGATGATCCTGCTTTACACCCCTTGCGTTGCAGCAATCGGCGCCATCTCACGCGAAATTGGCGGCCATTGGGCTTCATTTGCCGTGGTTTGGACAACCGGTCTTGCCTATGGTAGTGCAGTACTGGTTTATCAGCTTGGTACATTCAGCCAGCATCAGGCCAGCTCCAGCATCTGGATTGCTTGTATTCTGGGCTTTCTGGCTGTGGCAATCGGTTCCCTGTACCAATTTGGGCGTCGCTCACGAAGCTCGCAAATCCCCGTACAGGAGATGCCGTTGTGA
- the pheS gene encoding phenylalanine--tRNA ligase subunit alpha: MSELNSLEQEILSNIAGAINEATLEEVRVAALGKKGKISEMMKTLGKMTPEERKEMGPALNGLKGRVGDAISARKDVLKEEALNARLLSETVDVTLPTRQGSTFEGRVHPIAQVTEELTAIFADMGFAVAEGPDIETDFYNFTALNFPPDHPARLEHDTFFLPEKEDGSQMVLRTHTSPVQIRTMTSQEPPIRVICPGRTYRCDSDQTHTPMFHQVEGLVIEEGAHMGHLKWVLEEFCKAFFEVDNIKMRFRASHFPFTEPSMEVDIGCQRVGNELRIGEGDDWLEILGCGMVHPNVLRNCDLDPDKYTGFAWGMGIDRLAMLKYGMPDLRAFFNGDKRWLDHYGFAPLDIPGLVGGLSS, from the coding sequence ATGTCGGAACTTAATAGTCTGGAACAGGAGATCCTGTCCAATATCGCAGGAGCAATCAACGAAGCCACTTTGGAAGAAGTGCGCGTTGCCGCTCTGGGCAAAAAGGGCAAGATCTCGGAAATGATGAAAACTCTGGGTAAGATGACCCCGGAGGAGCGTAAGGAAATGGGCCCGGCCCTCAACGGCCTGAAAGGGCGCGTTGGCGATGCAATTTCTGCTCGCAAGGATGTGCTGAAGGAAGAGGCACTGAATGCCCGCCTGCTGAGCGAGACGGTTGATGTCACGCTGCCGACCCGCCAGGGCAGCACTTTCGAAGGTCGTGTGCATCCAATCGCTCAGGTCACCGAAGAGCTGACCGCTATTTTTGCCGATATGGGATTTGCGGTTGCTGAAGGTCCGGACATCGAGACTGATTTCTATAATTTTACTGCGCTGAACTTCCCGCCGGATCATCCGGCTCGTCTGGAGCACGACACCTTCTTCCTGCCAGAAAAGGAAGATGGCTCCCAGATGGTTCTGCGTACCCATACCTCCCCTGTTCAGATTCGCACCATGACCAGTCAGGAACCTCCGATCCGCGTGATCTGCCCTGGCCGAACCTATCGTTGCGATTCGGATCAGACCCACACCCCGATGTTCCATCAGGTTGAAGGTCTGGTGATCGAAGAAGGCGCTCATATGGGTCATCTGAAATGGGTTCTGGAAGAATTCTGCAAGGCATTCTTCGAGGTCGATAATATCAAGATGCGTTTCCGCGCGTCTCACTTCCCGTTCACCGAGCCATCCATGGAAGTGGATATCGGCTGTCAGCGCGTTGGCAACGAGCTGCGCATCGGTGAAGGTGATGACTGGCTGGAAATTCTGGGTTGCGGCATGGTGCATCCGAATGTGCTGCGCAATTGCGATCTGGATCCGGACAAATATACCGGCTTTGCCTGGGGCATGGGTATCGATCGTCTGGCAATGCTGAAATATGGCATGCCTGATCTGCGCGCCTTCTTCAATGGCGACAAACGCTGGCTCGATCATTATGGCTTTGCACCGCTCGATATTCCTGGCCTTGTTGGAGGGCTGTCCTCATGA
- the pheT gene encoding phenylalanine--tRNA ligase subunit beta, whose amino-acid sequence MKFTLSWLKDYLETDASLEEILEKLTIIGLEVEEVIDQAAILKDFTVAYVEEAEQHPDADRLRVCKVNTGKEVLQIVCGAPNARAGIKVVLAENGAVIPTNGMKLKPTKIRGVESNGMMCSEREMGLSEEHDGIIELPENAPIGEPFAPILGLDDPVIDIAITPNRGDALGVYGVARDLAGAGLGTLREKTPAEIKGTFESPVGIELKFEDGDNSPCPIFTGIYVKGVKNGPSPDWMQARLRAIGLRPINALVDITNYISYDRGRPLHVYDADKLTGNIHARLGREGEKLTALDGKEYDVPTDVCVIADDSGAIGFGGIMGGESTGSSDVTTNVLIECAWFDPIRIAKSGRTVGIQSDARYRFERTVDPAFVIPGQYAAAQMVMDLCGGEPSNIVIAGEAPVKDKIIDFPMGEVKRLAGLETSDIEIKTVLKRLGFWVSGNGEDVKVAVPTFRPDIHGKADIVEEVVRVIGVDQVKPIALPRLNAVTKPPLTARQVRIRNARRNLAARGMVEAVTWSFTEAKYAKMFGGGKPELTLINPISSDLSDMRPSLLPGLMQAAQRNVDRGFNDLALFEVGQIFLGDKPEEQFTHATGLRRGAAKIAGFGRHWRDASGSVDVFDVRADALAVLESMGMDSSKLQIVSGGPDWYHPGRSGKIQLGPKNVIGTFGELHPKILDQLKVDGPICAFEITIENVPTPKKKATKSKPALVLSDLQPLRRDFAFVVDTDVSAATILRAANGADKKLIAGVNLFDLYEGEHMAEGKKSVAFEVTLQPKDKTLTDEEIEAISNKIVAAVTKSTGGELRG is encoded by the coding sequence ATGAAATTCACATTATCCTGGCTGAAGGACTATCTCGAGACTGACGCAAGCCTTGAGGAAATCCTCGAAAAACTGACCATCATTGGCCTCGAAGTGGAAGAAGTCATCGATCAGGCTGCGATCCTGAAAGACTTCACAGTTGCTTATGTCGAAGAAGCAGAGCAGCATCCCGATGCTGATCGTCTGCGCGTCTGTAAGGTCAATACCGGCAAGGAAGTGCTGCAGATCGTCTGTGGCGCGCCCAATGCCCGTGCTGGTATCAAGGTTGTTCTGGCCGAGAATGGCGCTGTCATTCCGACCAACGGCATGAAGCTGAAGCCAACCAAGATCCGTGGTGTCGAATCCAACGGTATGATGTGTTCCGAACGCGAAATGGGCCTCTCGGAAGAGCATGATGGCATTATTGAGCTGCCAGAAAATGCTCCAATAGGTGAGCCTTTTGCACCAATTCTGGGGCTTGATGATCCGGTCATCGACATTGCCATCACCCCAAACCGTGGTGACGCGCTTGGCGTTTATGGTGTTGCCCGCGATCTGGCCGGTGCTGGTCTTGGCACTCTGAGGGAAAAAACACCAGCGGAAATCAAAGGCACCTTTGAAAGTCCGGTTGGCATTGAACTGAAATTCGAAGATGGCGATAACAGCCCATGTCCGATTTTCACCGGCATCTATGTCAAAGGTGTCAAGAACGGCCCAAGCCCGGATTGGATGCAGGCACGCCTGCGTGCCATCGGTCTGCGCCCGATCAATGCACTGGTCGATATCACCAACTATATCTCCTATGATCGAGGTCGCCCGCTGCATGTTTATGATGCTGACAAGCTGACCGGTAACATCCATGCTCGTTTGGGCCGTGAAGGTGAAAAGCTTACCGCACTGGATGGCAAGGAATATGATGTTCCGACCGATGTTTGCGTCATCGCTGATGACAGCGGCGCAATCGGCTTTGGTGGCATCATGGGTGGCGAGAGCACTGGCTCATCTGATGTCACCACAAACGTGCTGATCGAATGCGCATGGTTCGATCCGATCCGTATCGCCAAATCTGGCCGTACCGTCGGCATTCAGTCCGATGCGCGCTATCGTTTCGAGCGCACTGTTGATCCTGCTTTCGTGATTCCGGGCCAATATGCAGCCGCGCAAATGGTGATGGATCTGTGTGGTGGTGAGCCATCCAATATCGTCATTGCTGGTGAAGCACCGGTCAAGGACAAGATCATCGACTTCCCTATGGGGGAAGTGAAGCGTCTTGCTGGTCTTGAGACGTCTGATATCGAAATCAAAACCGTGCTCAAGCGCCTTGGCTTCTGGGTGTCTGGCAATGGTGAAGATGTCAAGGTCGCTGTTCCAACCTTCCGTCCGGATATCCATGGCAAAGCTGATATCGTGGAAGAAGTCGTGCGCGTCATTGGCGTTGATCAGGTCAAACCTATTGCCCTGCCGCGTCTCAATGCTGTGACCAAACCACCGCTGACGGCTCGTCAGGTTCGTATCCGCAATGCTCGCCGCAACCTTGCTGCCCGTGGCATGGTGGAAGCCGTAACCTGGTCCTTCACTGAAGCCAAATATGCCAAAATGTTTGGTGGTGGCAAGCCAGAACTGACCCTGATCAACCCGATCTCGTCAGATCTGTCCGATATGCGCCCAAGCCTCTTGCCAGGCCTGATGCAAGCAGCACAGCGCAATGTGGATCGTGGGTTCAACGATCTGGCATTGTTTGAAGTTGGTCAGATCTTCCTTGGTGATAAGCCGGAAGAGCAGTTCACGCATGCCACCGGTCTGCGCCGTGGTGCTGCCAAGATTGCAGGTTTCGGCCGCCACTGGCGTGATGCTTCCGGTTCTGTCGATGTCTTCGACGTACGCGCCGATGCGTTGGCCGTACTAGAGTCTATGGGTATGGACAGCTCCAAACTGCAGATCGTCTCCGGCGGTCCTGACTGGTATCATCCAGGTCGTTCCGGCAAGATCCAGCTTGGTCCGAAAAATGTGATTGGTACTTTTGGTGAACTGCATCCGAAAATTCTGGATCAGCTCAAGGTCGACGGTCCGATTTGTGCATTTGAGATCACCATCGAGAATGTCCCGACTCCGAAGAAAAAGGCTACCAAGTCCAAGCCTGCTTTGGTTCTCTCGGATTTGCAGCCTCTGCGTCGTGACTTTGCTTTTGTGGTGGATACCGATGTGAGCGCAGCAACCATTCTGCGTGCCGCAAACGGTGCGGACAAGAAGCTGATTGCTGGTGTCAATCTGTTCGACCTCTATGAGGGCGAGCATATGGCAGAAGGCAAGAAGTCTGTTGCTTTTGAAGTGACCCTTCAGCCGAAAGACAAAACACTGACCGATGAGGAAATCGAAGCGATTTCCAATAAAATCGTAGCAGCAGTGACCAAGTCTACGGGTGGTGAGTTGCGCGGCTAA
- a CDS encoding FeoA family protein: protein MSITLREMKVGDEGRIKAIRVSDGAFRARLLSMGLTRGAHFTVKRVAPLGDPVEIRVRGFALSLRKADADGMKIEKILR from the coding sequence ATGAGCATCACGCTTCGGGAAATGAAAGTCGGTGACGAAGGCCGCATCAAGGCAATCAGAGTTTCTGATGGCGCCTTTCGTGCGCGTCTGTTGTCCATGGGCCTGACCCGTGGCGCCCATTTTACCGTAAAACGCGTTGCGCCTCTTGGAGATCCGGTTGAAATTCGTGTCAGAGGCTTTGCTCTTTCCCTGCGAAAAGCCGACGCTGATGGCATGAAGATCGAAAAAATCCTGCGCTGA
- a CDS encoding nucleotidyltransferase family protein gives MESPNLVAKSSSDKLKEEERRFLLTRFVMEDPDLVEILQTLRELDLPDWWLVSGAIYQTVWNCLTGKSQGHGIKDFDIAYFDPAENSYDAEDLIIKQVNAAIPDLADRLEVRNQARVHLWYPEKFGHAYPQLKSSADSLNYYMCTTHAVAVRLEEDDSLSIAAPFGLEDIFALTIRPCHSLPSNVKHYGEKAKRMMRLWPELKVLDWQTEQPIRL, from the coding sequence ATGGAATCTCCAAATTTGGTGGCAAAGAGTTCAAGCGATAAATTGAAGGAAGAAGAGCGTCGCTTTCTGCTGACACGTTTTGTCATGGAAGATCCGGATTTGGTGGAAATTCTGCAGACTTTGCGAGAATTGGATCTGCCTGATTGGTGGTTGGTTTCAGGAGCCATCTATCAGACCGTGTGGAACTGCCTGACCGGCAAATCCCAAGGTCACGGCATCAAGGATTTCGATATTGCCTACTTTGATCCAGCTGAGAATTCCTACGACGCAGAAGATCTGATCATCAAGCAGGTGAATGCCGCTATACCAGATCTCGCCGATCGCTTGGAAGTGCGCAATCAGGCGAGAGTGCATCTTTGGTATCCGGAAAAGTTCGGCCATGCCTATCCGCAGCTAAAATCCAGTGCCGATAGCCTCAATTATTATATGTGTACCACCCACGCGGTTGCGGTGAGATTGGAAGAGGATGATAGCCTCTCCATTGCTGCGCCATTTGGATTGGAAGATATATTTGCGCTCACCATCCGTCCCTGTCATTCCCTGCCAAGCAATGTCAAACATTATGGTGAAAAAGCCAAACGCATGATGCGCCTATGGCCCGAATTGAAGGTACTAGATTGGCAAACAGAACAGCCAATACGCTTATAG
- a CDS encoding Lrp/AsnC family transcriptional regulator, with protein sequence MPRKSSKLDRIDLRILEELQTNARITNKALSERVGLSPSPCLQRVKRLEDIGLITGYLGLVDLDRFCRHVTIMATITIRDHDHSIFATFEEAIAKLPDVVECLKMSGSFDYLVRFVCADIQRYHAVTEDLLSQVGGKLQIASHVMLDQTKQYRGVSLTDLLHG encoded by the coding sequence GTGCCGCGCAAAAGCTCGAAGCTGGATCGAATTGATTTACGCATTCTTGAAGAATTGCAAACCAACGCCCGGATCACCAATAAAGCATTGTCGGAGCGTGTCGGCCTTTCTCCCAGCCCCTGTCTGCAACGAGTCAAGCGACTTGAAGACATCGGCCTGATCACCGGCTATTTGGGTCTTGTCGATCTGGATCGCTTTTGCCGCCATGTTACCATCATGGCAACCATTACCATCCGCGATCACGACCACAGTATTTTTGCCACCTTCGAAGAAGCCATTGCCAAATTGCCCGATGTGGTGGAATGCCTGAAGATGAGTGGCTCGTTCGACTATCTCGTTCGCTTTGTCTGTGCCGATATTCAGCGCTATCACGCCGTGACAGAAGATCTTCTCAGCCAAGTCGGTGGTAAGTTGCAAATTGCCAGCCATGTCATGCTGGATCAAACCAAACAATATCGTGGTGTGAGCCTGACCGATCTGCTGCATGGCTAA